The following proteins are co-located in the Echinicola sp. 20G genome:
- a CDS encoding pentapeptide repeat-containing protein yields the protein MNKAYIDSEEFSGLDFSQEKLTYGEYESCTFSKCNFSGLDLRDISFMECEFDHCDFSNARLQNTAFQDACFINCKLLGLRFDKCNQFLLTFSFDACQLDFSSFYALKLQKTIFKNCKLEEVEFVETDLTGSSFTNCDLRQAVFDRANLSKVDFRTAENFSIDPASNIMKKAKFSRANIQGLLDKYDISIT from the coding sequence ATGAATAAAGCTTATATCGATAGTGAGGAATTTTCTGGACTGGATTTTAGCCAGGAGAAGTTAACATATGGAGAATATGAATCCTGTACTTTTAGTAAGTGCAATTTTTCTGGACTGGACCTAAGGGATATCAGTTTTATGGAATGTGAGTTTGACCATTGTGATTTCAGCAATGCCCGATTGCAAAACACTGCTTTTCAGGATGCTTGCTTTATAAACTGTAAGTTATTGGGATTACGTTTTGACAAGTGTAATCAGTTTTTACTCACTTTTTCCTTTGATGCTTGTCAGTTGGATTTCTCGTCATTTTATGCCTTGAAATTGCAGAAGACGATTTTTAAGAATTGTAAACTTGAAGAGGTAGAATTTGTAGAAACTGATTTGACAGGTTCTTCTTTTACCAATTGTGATTTAAGACAGGCTGTTTTTGACCGGGCCAATCTTTCCAAAGTGGACTTTAGAACTGCAGAAAATTTTTCCATCGACCCGGCAAGCAATATTATGAAAAAAGCAAAGTTCAGCCGAGCCAATATTCAGGGTTTGCTGGACAAATATGATATTTCAATTACTTGA
- a CDS encoding ZIP family metal transporter, producing MDIITKIILYAGFSGITVFIGGLLGNAFNHHIKKRQVKYEITHTAVAFGGGIILSAVALVLVPKGLEELSLWPMLVSFSLGSVVFFLIDRQLSKSKGKMAQLLAMLMDFVPESIALGALFASDPATGTLLAVFIGLQNLPEAFNSFRDLVLSGFTVKKTLTMLFFLSFAGILGALIGHFFLRDHPDITAHLMVFASGGILFLIFQDIAPEGKMKNHQWGAIGACLGFMIGMIGEKVI from the coding sequence ATGGACATCATCACCAAAATCATTTTATATGCAGGGTTTTCGGGTATCACTGTTTTTATCGGTGGCTTATTGGGAAATGCCTTTAATCATCATATCAAGAAGCGACAAGTAAAGTATGAGATTACTCATACTGCCGTTGCTTTTGGTGGGGGTATTATTTTATCTGCAGTGGCTTTGGTTTTAGTGCCCAAAGGTTTGGAGGAACTCTCACTTTGGCCAATGCTCGTTTCTTTTTCCTTAGGGTCAGTGGTATTCTTTTTAATCGATAGACAGTTATCTAAAAGCAAAGGAAAAATGGCCCAACTGTTGGCCATGTTGATGGATTTTGTGCCGGAGTCCATTGCCTTAGGTGCGCTTTTTGCCAGCGACCCGGCAACAGGAACTTTACTGGCGGTTTTTATTGGTTTACAAAATTTGCCCGAAGCCTTTAACTCATTCAGGGATTTGGTCTTGAGTGGATTTACTGTAAAGAAGACCTTGACCATGCTGTTTTTTTTAAGTTTTGCTGGAATTTTGGGTGCATTGATTGGTCATTTCTTTCTAAGAGATCATCCAGACATCACGGCGCATTTGATGGTCTTTGCCAGTGGTGGTATTTTGTTTTTGATCTTTCAGGACATAGCTCCGGAAGGAAAAATGAAAAACCATCAATGGGGTGCCATTGGGGCTTGCTTGGGTTTTATGATTGGAATGATCGGAGAGAAGGTCATTTGA
- a CDS encoding GNAT family N-acetyltransferase, with protein sequence MNGIEIVETQGISVEQILELYEANQWSSAKKPTALYKALMNSHSLVSAWDGPKLVGLANAISDGHLMVYFPHLLVLPAYQGKGIGKLIMERMEEKYRNFHMQMLTADGESVGFYEKMGFEKAGKTVPMWKYKGKEH encoded by the coding sequence ATGAACGGAATTGAAATAGTAGAAACCCAGGGTATTTCGGTAGAGCAAATCTTGGAACTTTACGAAGCCAACCAATGGAGTTCGGCTAAAAAGCCTACAGCATTGTATAAGGCGCTGATGAATTCCCATTCCTTGGTTTCTGCTTGGGATGGTCCAAAGTTAGTGGGATTGGCGAATGCTATTTCAGATGGACATTTGATGGTTTATTTTCCCCACTTGTTAGTTTTACCAGCTTACCAAGGAAAAGGAATAGGCAAGCTCATTATGGAAAGAATGGAAGAAAAGTACAGGAATTTCCATATGCAGATGCTAACAGCTGATGGTGAATCAGTAGGTTTTTATGAAAAGATGGGGTTTGAGAAAGCTGGTAAGACGGTGCCCATGTGGAAATATAAAGGAAAAGAACATTAG
- a CDS encoding GNAT family N-acetyltransferase, which translates to MKIEILPITPEDTWDLRHRVMWPDRPIDYVKLEEDQNGLHFGLKAEGHLVSIISVFIDSGKAQFRKFATDAAQQGKGYGSQLLQFVIRDLLDKGVTSIWCNAREEKTGFYEKFGLKKTNKTFVKGGIDYVIMEKKVEVNDIKV; encoded by the coding sequence ATGAAAATAGAGATTTTACCCATTACTCCTGAGGACACTTGGGATCTGAGACATCGGGTGATGTGGCCAGATAGACCGATTGATTATGTGAAGTTGGAAGAAGACCAGAATGGATTGCATTTTGGTTTGAAAGCGGAGGGACACTTGGTATCGATCATTTCGGTTTTTATTGATTCAGGAAAGGCCCAGTTTAGGAAGTTTGCTACAGACGCTGCTCAACAAGGAAAGGGTTATGGTAGTCAGTTATTGCAATTTGTGATAAGGGATTTGCTTGATAAGGGAGTGACTTCTATTTGGTGCAATGCACGCGAAGAGAAAACTGGATTTTACGAAAAATTCGGCTTAAAAAAGACTAATAAGACTTTTGTCAAAGGAGGGATTGATTATGTAATCATGGAAAAGAAGGTGGAGGTCAATGATATTAAAGTATGA
- a CDS encoding amidohydrolase family protein: protein MKLRTLSLYCIILLISCTSPKDFDIIIRNGEIIDGSGNSSFMADIGINADTIAAIGDLEGKTATQEVDAAGLSVSPGFINMLSWAVESLIQDGRSMSDIKQGVTLEVFGEGSSWGPLTSASKREMKEDQGKIQYDIPWNTLGEYLSFLEKKGVSTNVASFVGATTLRVNTVGYEDRAPTKEELDSMKVMVRKAMEEGAMGIGSSLIYAPAFYSSTEELIALCEVAAEYDGMYISHLRSEGNKLLESLDELIEIADKAGIRAEVYHLKQSGASNWDKLDAVVRKIDSANQAGLKISTDMYNYTAGATGLDAAMPPWVQEGGYEAWSVRLQDPEIRAKVMEEMKSPEIEWESLMQAAGSADKMILVGFKSDTLKHFTGKTLAEVAEIRGKSPEETAMDLVIQDGSRVGTVYFLMSEENVRKQIRLPWMSFGSDAQSMAAEGVFLTSSTHPRAYGNFARLLGKYVRDEQLISWEEAIYKLTQLPASHLKIKKRGLIKVGYYADLAIFDKAKVQDKATFDEPHQYAEGMVHVFVNGEQVLENGEHTGVLPGRVVRGPGWTGWK, encoded by the coding sequence ATGAAACTAAGAACCCTGTCCCTTTATTGCATTATCCTTCTTATCTCCTGCACTTCTCCAAAGGATTTCGACATCATTATCCGAAATGGGGAGATTATTGATGGAAGCGGCAATTCTTCATTTATGGCAGATATAGGCATCAATGCAGATACCATTGCAGCTATTGGTGATTTAGAAGGGAAAACCGCTACCCAGGAAGTGGATGCAGCTGGACTTTCAGTTAGCCCCGGTTTTATCAATATGCTGAGTTGGGCGGTAGAGTCTTTGATTCAGGATGGCCGATCCATGAGTGATATCAAGCAGGGGGTGACTTTGGAGGTTTTTGGTGAAGGGAGTTCTTGGGGGCCCCTGACTTCTGCCAGCAAAAGGGAGATGAAGGAAGACCAAGGGAAGATCCAGTATGATATTCCTTGGAACACATTGGGAGAATATTTGAGTTTTTTGGAGAAAAAGGGAGTTTCCACAAACGTAGCCTCCTTTGTCGGGGCCACCACCTTAAGAGTAAATACAGTTGGCTATGAAGACAGGGCTCCTACCAAAGAAGAACTGGACAGTATGAAGGTGATGGTTCGGAAAGCTATGGAAGAAGGAGCCATGGGAATTGGCTCCTCTTTGATCTATGCGCCTGCTTTTTATTCCAGTACCGAAGAATTGATTGCTTTATGTGAAGTGGCTGCAGAGTATGACGGAATGTATATTTCCCATTTGAGAAGCGAGGGAAACAAGCTGTTGGAAAGTTTGGATGAATTGATAGAAATAGCCGATAAGGCAGGCATCCGAGCGGAAGTTTATCACCTCAAGCAAAGCGGCGCATCAAATTGGGATAAGCTTGACGCAGTCGTTAGAAAGATAGATTCGGCGAATCAGGCGGGCCTTAAAATCTCCACGGACATGTACAATTATACCGCAGGAGCCACAGGTTTGGATGCTGCCATGCCTCCTTGGGTTCAGGAAGGAGGGTACGAAGCTTGGTCTGTCAGATTGCAAGATCCTGAAATTCGTGCCAAAGTAATGGAAGAAATGAAAAGTCCGGAGATCGAATGGGAAAGCCTGATGCAGGCTGCTGGGTCAGCGGATAAAATGATCCTGGTAGGATTTAAAAGTGATACGCTCAAACATTTTACTGGAAAGACATTAGCTGAAGTTGCTGAGATTAGGGGGAAATCTCCCGAAGAAACTGCCATGGATTTGGTTATCCAAGATGGCAGCCGCGTAGGAACAGTTTATTTCCTAATGTCAGAAGAGAATGTAAGAAAGCAGATCCGACTTCCTTGGATGAGTTTTGGTTCAGACGCACAGTCCATGGCGGCAGAGGGAGTATTTTTGACCTCCAGTACCCATCCAAGGGCTTATGGAAACTTTGCCCGGCTTTTGGGAAAATATGTCCGCGATGAGCAATTGATATCATGGGAAGAGGCTATCTACAAATTGACCCAATTACCCGCTTCTCATTTAAAGATCAAAAAAAGGGGATTGATTAAAGTGGGCTATTATGCTGATTTGGCCATTTTTGATAAAGCAAAGGTTCAAGACAAAGCGACCTTCGATGAGCCTCACCAATATGCGGAGGGAATGGTTCATGTTTTTGTAAATGGAGAACAAGTATTGGAAAATGGGGAACATACTGGAGTCTTACCAGGGCGGGTTGTGAGAGGACCAGGATGGACTGGTTGGAAGTGA
- a CDS encoding RDD family protein produces MNKLVIRRLLAGMIDYGFIMIYAMILLAFFSGLYFLIQVNPAEVHPLLAQGMGFCVLTLPVFFYFFKAESGSHQGTFGKRLMRIKVVSGSIFIRNFLKLLPWEVGHAGVHWMIFYAEKGQEVPLWVWVLLILPQLVMLVYWASIIIYKGKSSLYDRVANCFFQHS; encoded by the coding sequence ATGAATAAACTAGTCATTAGAAGGCTGCTGGCAGGAATGATCGATTATGGTTTTATAATGATCTATGCCATGATTTTGCTGGCCTTCTTTAGTGGCTTGTATTTTCTCATTCAGGTAAACCCTGCTGAAGTCCATCCTTTGTTGGCACAGGGGATGGGCTTTTGTGTTTTGACCTTACCGGTGTTTTTTTACTTTTTCAAAGCTGAAAGTGGGTCACATCAAGGAACATTTGGAAAGCGTTTGATGCGCATCAAAGTGGTTTCGGGAAGTATCTTCATTCGAAATTTTTTAAAGCTTCTACCGTGGGAAGTAGGTCATGCTGGAGTCCATTGGATGATTTTTTACGCAGAGAAAGGGCAGGAAGTACCCTTATGGGTATGGGTGCTATTGATTTTACCACAACTGGTTATGCTGGTGTATTGGGCGAGTATCATAATTTATAAAGGAAAGAGCAGTCTTTATGATCGAGTGGCCAATTGTTTCTTTCAACACAGCTAG
- a CDS encoding DUF2007 domain-containing protein: MELITLETFDNAVEAHLLKSKLESEGIQVFLFDENTVTLNPMISEAIGGIKLKAFHNSFTSAVKVLNKYNDSPILNEEGEVLKCSHCGSHRLVSETSYFENGKGLLAMFISLILMVFPIYAKRGHRCIE; the protein is encoded by the coding sequence ATGGAACTGATTACACTAGAAACTTTCGATAATGCAGTGGAGGCCCACTTACTCAAATCCAAATTAGAGAGTGAGGGGATACAGGTTTTTTTATTTGATGAAAATACCGTGACCTTAAATCCGATGATCAGCGAAGCTATAGGAGGGATAAAGCTAAAAGCTTTTCATAATAGCTTCACTTCTGCTGTTAAGGTTTTGAACAAGTACAATGATTCACCGATATTGAATGAAGAAGGAGAGGTATTAAAATGCTCGCATTGCGGTTCACATCGTTTGGTGTCGGAAACTAGTTATTTTGAAAATGGGAAAGGGTTATTGGCTATGTTTATATCTTTGATTCTAATGGTTTTTCCAATTTATGCTAAAAGAGGGCATAGATGTATAGAATGA
- a CDS encoding Ig-like domain-containing protein, which produces MKINTFYPKSQLKRIISVLSAQAIFVLLLVSVTGSCTSDEEISNDIEGLYQTLSSRYELGIFDAAHRGIDEFYFLGATIGQEPEYSGTFHPNLKPIIEISDDFEFKKIHASFTMDEGSMEKIKVDKDKAQYYVDWDSGKTGAKTGGIYRLRVRVGQKVIGSLDVAIIPNKNVKVRNRLVPLVEDEVMKVVFRIEDKICPARIEVIPDEATVMIGGTKQFQAIVYNYYDEVLEDQIIKWKIEDTDIASVDDNGLVTGKMFGVTNVIVKVNDVSVSVPLFVQEGEDAPRPGRDVVVFNDVNHLDNTGLNDPNNVLLVRNLINYTTIGDRAEGTKVLFDCGRTSGYAAACAEVGTHTDLHELIISYGFDLEFINSSLDPLTDIPDDVKILFLWLPKVQYTVEEINEMKDFAEEGGRIIFIGEWDGFYTNVGLNVENQFLINMGAFMRNVGNAVNCGYNVLPQESLREHPITRDMTGITIACASVIELGPNDYALFYDLSNNLVLGGVAQIDTNPISELATSRMQYDENARLQLELDPTKTTGY; this is translated from the coding sequence ATGAAAATCAACACCTTTTACCCAAAATCACAATTAAAACGGATCATTTCGGTTCTAAGCGCTCAGGCCATTTTTGTGCTATTATTAGTATCTGTTACTGGCTCTTGTACTTCAGATGAGGAAATTAGTAACGATATCGAAGGTCTTTACCAAACGTTATCTTCGCGATATGAATTGGGGATCTTTGATGCAGCTCACAGAGGTATCGATGAATTTTATTTTTTGGGCGCCACTATTGGTCAAGAGCCTGAATATAGTGGCACATTTCATCCCAATCTAAAGCCTATTATAGAAATCAGTGATGACTTTGAATTTAAAAAAATCCATGCTTCGTTTACAATGGATGAAGGCTCTATGGAAAAGATTAAAGTCGACAAGGACAAGGCGCAGTATTATGTAGATTGGGATTCCGGCAAGACAGGGGCAAAGACAGGAGGAATATATAGATTGAGGGTAAGAGTAGGTCAAAAAGTTATTGGTTCTCTGGACGTAGCAATCATTCCTAACAAAAATGTTAAAGTTAGAAATAGGCTGGTACCACTAGTGGAAGATGAAGTCATGAAGGTGGTCTTTAGGATTGAGGATAAAATATGCCCTGCCAGGATAGAGGTTATTCCAGATGAGGCTACAGTAATGATAGGAGGGACCAAGCAGTTTCAAGCAATCGTCTATAACTATTATGATGAGGTTTTAGAAGATCAAATTATCAAGTGGAAAATAGAGGATACAGATATCGCATCCGTTGATGACAATGGCTTGGTAACTGGTAAAATGTTTGGAGTCACTAACGTGATCGTAAAGGTGAATGATGTTTCGGTTTCGGTGCCATTGTTTGTTCAAGAAGGCGAAGATGCTCCTAGGCCAGGTAGGGATGTAGTGGTCTTTAATGATGTAAACCACCTAGACAATACAGGATTAAATGATCCAAATAATGTGTTGTTGGTTAGAAATCTTATCAATTATACAACCATTGGAGACAGGGCAGAGGGAACCAAAGTGCTGTTTGATTGCGGAAGAACCTCAGGGTATGCTGCTGCTTGTGCTGAAGTAGGAACACATACCGATCTGCATGAATTGATCATTTCCTATGGTTTTGATCTGGAATTTATCAATTCCTCTTTGGATCCATTGACAGATATACCTGATGATGTGAAGATTTTGTTCCTATGGTTACCTAAGGTTCAATATACTGTTGAGGAAATCAATGAAATGAAGGACTTTGCAGAAGAAGGTGGAAGAATAATCTTTATTGGTGAATGGGACGGATTTTATACCAACGTTGGTTTGAATGTTGAAAATCAATTCCTGATCAATATGGGAGCCTTTATGAGGAATGTGGGGAATGCGGTTAATTGTGGCTATAATGTGTTACCTCAGGAATCACTTAGAGAGCATCCAATTACCCGTGACATGACAGGAATCACCATTGCTTGTGCTTCCGTGATAGAACTCGGTCCAAATGATTACGCTTTGTTTTATGATTTATCCAATAATTTGGTGTTGGGAGGCGTAGCACAGATTGATACCAATCCAATTTCTGAGTTGGCCACTAGTAGGATGCAATATGATGAAAATGCAAGATTGCAGCTCGAGCTTGATCCTACGAAAACTACAGGCTACTGA
- a CDS encoding LytTR family DNA-binding domain-containing protein — protein MDPLKIITVDDDLTAHIVFKKLLKKCNIELSELKQFLSPELFLKDEAARRGSFDLLFLDIEMSPVNGITFLEQLDELISHPKYEVILLTSHKDFALEAFRHNVFDYLVKPLCVESLNNCIQKWVSQKKKILKSEEVTLLKNLIDLRKHHPSKIAIPCLKGYEIVNVDEIVRCEADGNYSKILVLNHQNKLNVMLVSRKLKDLGHILEEEGFLRVHNSHLINPDHVVRILKEHGGILEMIDGTKVRITKNKNDVFNTIFQKIPRP, from the coding sequence ATGGATCCACTTAAAATTATTACTGTAGATGATGACTTGACAGCTCATATCGTATTCAAAAAACTCCTAAAGAAATGTAATATTGAGTTATCCGAACTAAAGCAGTTTTTAAGTCCTGAACTATTTTTGAAGGACGAAGCAGCAAGAAGGGGTAGTTTTGATTTATTGTTTCTGGATATAGAAATGAGTCCGGTTAATGGAATTACCTTTTTGGAACAACTGGATGAGCTGATCTCTCATCCAAAATATGAAGTAATTCTATTGACCTCTCACAAGGACTTTGCCCTTGAAGCTTTCAGACATAATGTGTTTGATTACCTTGTAAAACCCCTTTGTGTAGAAAGCTTGAATAATTGTATCCAAAAATGGGTTTCCCAAAAAAAGAAAATCTTAAAATCTGAAGAAGTAACATTGCTTAAGAATCTAATTGATTTGCGAAAACATCATCCTTCCAAGATCGCCATTCCCTGTCTTAAAGGATATGAAATCGTGAATGTCGATGAAATAGTGAGGTGTGAAGCAGATGGCAATTATTCCAAAATTCTAGTACTGAATCACCAAAATAAACTTAACGTGATGTTGGTTTCTCGAAAATTAAAGGATCTTGGTCATATACTTGAAGAAGAAGGTTTCCTAAGGGTTCATAACTCTCACCTTATCAATCCCGACCACGTAGTCCGTATTTTAAAAGAACACGGGGGAATATTGGAAATGATAGATGGCACAAAAGTGAGGATCACCAAAAACAAGAATGATGTATTCAATACAATTTTTCAAAAGATTCCAAGACCCTAA
- a CDS encoding DUF1835 domain-containing protein produces MGKTFHILNGDALMSRFPSAFQGDVIVFRECLVDGDVSGESDEEFYQNRASFISTSYGEFTPESYFEMTVPELEKIKDIPKQSTVNLWFEDDLFCQVNCWYVLGRLRRQDHQGKVYLVRPFTSLEYGFAGLDEQGLISNFEKRQELKKSEFNVLGKLWKAYQYKNDNELLEIANESIKFADFLKPAMNAEIDRRSTEGELGRPEKSLLKIMEDLDTRNFGPVFQEFCKRESIYGFGDLQVMKLWKKLTGSI; encoded by the coding sequence ATGGGAAAGACATTTCATATATTGAATGGGGATGCGCTGATGAGCCGATTTCCTTCAGCATTTCAAGGAGATGTAATTGTTTTTAGAGAATGTTTGGTAGATGGTGATGTAAGTGGGGAGTCTGATGAAGAATTTTACCAAAATAGAGCATCATTTATCAGTACATCATATGGAGAATTTACACCTGAGAGTTACTTTGAGATGACTGTTCCAGAATTGGAAAAGATCAAAGATATTCCAAAACAAAGCACAGTTAATTTATGGTTTGAAGATGACTTATTTTGTCAGGTTAATTGCTGGTATGTTTTGGGCAGATTGAGGAGGCAGGATCACCAGGGAAAAGTTTATTTGGTAAGACCGTTTACATCATTGGAATATGGTTTTGCCGGATTGGATGAACAAGGATTGATTTCGAACTTTGAAAAACGCCAAGAGCTTAAAAAAAGTGAATTTAATGTACTGGGTAAGCTATGGAAGGCTTATCAGTACAAAAATGACAATGAACTGTTAGAAATAGCAAATGAGTCAATCAAATTTGCTGATTTTTTGAAACCAGCTATGAATGCAGAAATAGATAGAAGGTCTACTGAAGGAGAACTGGGAAGGCCTGAAAAGAGTTTGCTAAAAATTATGGAGGACTTAGACACAAGGAATTTTGGCCCAGTTTTCCAAGAGTTCTGCAAGCGTGAAAGTATTTATGGTTTTGGGGATTTACAAGTGATGAAGCTTTGGAAAAAATTGACTGGAAGTATTTGA
- a CDS encoding sugar O-acetyltransferase, with protein MTEKEKMLAGQQYNTLDPELLAQNYIARRLIKNYNHLDAEDLQQKDQILNELLGKKGDKVWIEAPFYCDYGEHIYIGENTFVNMNCTFLDDNTISIGKNGLIAPGVQIYTASHPLKASDRIRRPEEQSPNEPIYRTFSKPVDIGDNVWIGGNVCIMPGVSIGDNVTIGAGSVVTKDIPDNVLAFGNPCKVIKTLEE; from the coding sequence ATGACAGAAAAAGAAAAGATGCTTGCAGGCCAACAGTACAATACTTTGGATCCTGAGCTGCTGGCACAAAACTACATAGCACGAAGGTTGATCAAGAATTATAACCATCTGGACGCAGAAGATTTACAACAGAAAGATCAAATCTTGAATGAATTATTGGGAAAAAAAGGAGATAAAGTATGGATCGAGGCTCCTTTTTATTGTGATTATGGAGAGCACATTTATATTGGCGAAAATACATTTGTCAATATGAACTGTACTTTCTTGGATGACAATACCATAAGCATCGGTAAAAATGGCCTTATTGCTCCGGGAGTTCAGATTTATACCGCAAGTCATCCTTTGAAAGCTTCAGATAGAATCAGAAGACCTGAAGAGCAATCACCAAATGAACCTATTTACAGGACTTTTTCCAAGCCAGTGGATATAGGAGACAATGTTTGGATAGGAGGAAATGTGTGTATCATGCCAGGGGTAAGTATCGGAGATAATGTAACCATTGGGGCTGGTTCCGTTGTGACTAAAGATATCCCTGATAATGTCCTGGCTTTTGGAAACCCTTGTAAAGTCATCAAAACATTGGAGGAATAA
- a CDS encoding arylsulfatase produces the protein MKESFYLLLFSVFTLIFSIDVSGQTPQRPNVILIITDDQGYGDFGFTGNPHVNTPNIDRLAAESIRFNQFYVSPVCAPTRSSLMTGRYSLRTGIRDTYNGGAIMATEEVTIAEMLKEEGYQTGIFGKWHLGDNYPSRPMDQGFDESLIHLSGGMGQVGDFTTYFRGDSSYFDPVLWHNGEQEAYQGYCSDIFAGEAIDFIEKNADQPFFCYLSFNAPHTPLQVPKEYYNKYKDIDPSVGFDDSVKPYKAMTEKDKEDARKVYAMVNNIDGNVGRLMQKLEELALAENTILLFMTDNGPQQMRYLAGMRGKKGEVYRGGVRVPLLVKYPARFHGGIEINTAAVHMDVMPTLSEICQANLPKDRQIDGKSLVPLMQGKEVNWSNRPLFFYWTRKYPELYQNMALQEGKYRLVAHAAYDAPLRDFELFDQQQDPFEQIDLSKEYPEKVKSLKVKLDQMYLDLIHSENIQKQPLIEIGNEKEPITYLNRNDAGGARGIWNQEEIFGKWTVKVNPGNYRVKFKFIKPVPAGGKLVLELGPNVFQTDIGEEEDILVMENVPMGATEADLIPFYSINGKNLMPFWVEIEKMAY, from the coding sequence ATGAAAGAATCCTTTTACCTGTTATTGTTTAGCGTTTTTACCTTAATTTTTTCAATAGATGTTAGCGGCCAAACACCACAGCGGCCTAATGTAATCTTGATCATTACAGATGACCAAGGTTATGGTGACTTTGGTTTTACAGGAAATCCACATGTGAATACTCCAAACATTGATCGATTAGCTGCTGAAAGTATCCGCTTCAATCAATTCTATGTTTCTCCGGTTTGCGCACCGACCCGATCCAGTTTGATGACAGGAAGATATTCTCTCCGCACGGGCATCAGAGACACTTACAATGGTGGAGCCATCATGGCCACTGAAGAAGTGACCATAGCGGAAATGCTGAAAGAAGAAGGTTATCAAACAGGCATTTTTGGAAAGTGGCATTTGGGAGACAATTATCCTTCTAGACCTATGGATCAAGGCTTTGATGAATCTTTAATTCATTTGTCAGGAGGCATGGGGCAGGTAGGTGATTTTACCACTTATTTTAGAGGAGACAGCAGTTATTTTGATCCTGTACTTTGGCATAATGGAGAGCAAGAGGCTTATCAAGGTTATTGTTCTGATATTTTTGCTGGCGAGGCAATTGATTTCATTGAGAAAAATGCGGATCAACCCTTTTTCTGTTACTTGTCTTTCAATGCCCCCCACACACCTTTACAGGTTCCAAAGGAATATTACAATAAATATAAGGATATAGATCCCTCAGTAGGCTTTGATGATTCTGTCAAACCATACAAAGCGATGACCGAAAAGGATAAGGAAGACGCCCGTAAAGTGTATGCCATGGTAAACAATATTGATGGCAATGTGGGCAGGTTAATGCAGAAATTGGAGGAGTTGGCATTGGCAGAAAATACGATTTTACTCTTTATGACAGATAATGGGCCACAGCAAATGCGGTATTTGGCGGGTATGCGTGGGAAAAAAGGAGAGGTGTACAGAGGTGGGGTAAGGGTCCCCTTATTGGTGAAATATCCGGCAAGATTTCATGGTGGTATAGAAATCAATACTGCAGCAGTTCATATGGATGTTATGCCTACATTGTCTGAAATCTGCCAAGCCAATTTGCCTAAGGATCGCCAGATTGATGGGAAGAGTTTGGTCCCTTTAATGCAAGGAAAAGAAGTAAATTGGTCCAACAGGCCACTTTTCTTTTATTGGACACGTAAGTACCCGGAGCTGTACCAAAATATGGCCTTGCAGGAAGGAAAATATCGTTTAGTTGCCCACGCAGCTTATGATGCTCCATTGAGGGATTTTGAGCTTTTCGACCAACAACAGGATCCTTTTGAGCAAATTGATCTTAGCAAAGAGTATCCTGAAAAGGTAAAATCCTTGAAAGTAAAACTGGATCAAATGTATCTGGATTTGATTCATTCAGAGAACATCCAAAAACAGCCTTTGATTGAAATAGGGAATGAAAAAGAGCCAATTACCTATCTGAATAGGAATGATGCAGGAGGCGCTAGGGGCATTTGGAATCAAGAGGAAATTTTCGGGAAATGGACAGTGAAGGTCAACCCAGGAAACTACCGTGTAAAATTCAAATTTATTAAGCCAGTCCCGGCTGGAGGAAAGTTGGTTTTAGAGTTGGGGCCAAACGTTTTTCAAACAGACATAGGAGAAGAAGAGGATATTTTGGTAATGGAAAACGTTCCAATGGGTGCCACAGAGGCTGATTTGATACCATTTTATTCAATCAATGGAAAAAACCTTATGCCCTTTTGGGTGGAAATTGAGAAAATGGCGTATTAA